One genomic window of Vibrio mangrovi includes the following:
- a CDS encoding di-heme oxidoreductase family protein: protein MKATIAGICCFLSFSLFAADLLSGGQTSTTKSGANAFSQPATNLPLSKRLDFSVGNSFFRNPWVPAPSSTDARDGLGPLFNTNGCQNCHIKDGRGHAPETPGGLAVSMLVRLSIPVQTAADQQIYQKLGIVPEPNYGGQLQDFALPNQKPEGKIYITYQEVPVTFADGTQMILRKPNLEIRDLAYGPLHPQTQFSARIAPPMIGLGLLEMIPEATLIQLADPQDQDHDGISGKLNRVWDIRQKETVIGRFGWKAGQPSLMQQNASAFLGDLGLTSKLYPEPNCTPLQSICRTMPDGGHPEVSDNILQFVEFYSQHLAVPVRRHVDDPQVRQGANLFRSVGCTSCHLPELDTGDSPGRPALSNQRIHPYTDLLLHDMGEGLADHRPEALASGREWRTAPLWGIGYTAEVSGQTHFLHDGRARSLMEAILWHGGEAEPAQQRVLNLSLSEREALITFLNSL, encoded by the coding sequence ATGAAGGCTACCATTGCCGGTATCTGTTGTTTTCTTTCTTTCTCTCTTTTTGCAGCAGATCTTCTCTCCGGAGGGCAAACCAGTACAACAAAAAGCGGAGCGAATGCTTTTTCTCAACCTGCAACTAATCTACCGCTGTCGAAGCGCCTGGATTTTAGTGTCGGTAACAGCTTCTTCCGCAATCCCTGGGTTCCGGCTCCGTCATCGACAGATGCCCGGGACGGATTAGGTCCACTTTTTAATACCAATGGATGTCAGAACTGTCATATCAAAGATGGCCGGGGACATGCACCGGAAACGCCTGGAGGACTAGCTGTCTCTATGCTGGTTCGTCTGAGTATTCCGGTTCAGACGGCTGCGGATCAGCAAATCTATCAAAAACTGGGTATTGTTCCTGAACCGAATTACGGCGGACAGCTTCAGGATTTTGCTCTGCCCAATCAAAAGCCCGAAGGTAAAATATATATCACCTATCAGGAAGTTCCGGTTACTTTTGCTGACGGAACACAGATGATACTCCGCAAACCGAATCTGGAGATTCGTGATCTTGCCTATGGTCCGCTTCATCCTCAGACTCAGTTCTCTGCACGGATTGCCCCGCCGATGATTGGTCTTGGTTTACTGGAAATGATTCCCGAAGCAACGCTGATTCAGCTTGCTGATCCACAAGATCAGGATCACGATGGTATTTCAGGAAAGCTGAACCGGGTGTGGGATATCCGCCAGAAAGAAACGGTAATTGGCCGGTTTGGCTGGAAGGCTGGCCAACCCTCACTGATGCAGCAGAATGCATCTGCTTTTCTCGGTGATTTGGGACTGACCAGTAAGCTCTATCCGGAGCCAAACTGTACACCATTACAATCTATTTGTCGGACCATGCCTGATGGCGGTCATCCTGAAGTGAGCGATAATATTCTGCAGTTTGTTGAATTTTACAGTCAGCATCTGGCTGTACCTGTCCGGCGTCATGTCGATGATCCGCAAGTCAGGCAAGGAGCAAACTTATTTCGGTCAGTCGGTTGTACATCCTGCCACTTACCTGAGTTAGACACAGGAGATTCTCCCGGGCGACCGGCTTTGAGCAACCAGCGGATTCATCCCTATACCGATCTATTATTACATGATATGGGTGAGGGACTTGCAGACCACCGTCCGGAGGCTTTGGCCAGCGGACGGGAGTGGCGGACTGCGCCATTATGGGGAATTGGTTACACGGCAGAGGTGAGCGGGCAGACTCATTTTTTACACGATGGGCGGGCCAGAAGTCTGATGGAAGCTATATTATGGCATGGCGGTGAAGCTGAACCGGCACAACAGCGGGTGCTGAACCTGAGTCTCTCCGAACGTGAGGCGCTCATTACATTTTTAAATTCGTTATGA
- a CDS encoding imelysin family protein gives MKVKSVLCLSAVLSAVCASSPVFAKVVTERQVVTHYADIAHAVYADAFTAAKNLSQSVDQFLTAPSEKTMMQVKQAWLASRVPYQQSEVFRFGNSVVDDWEGQLNAWPLDEGLIDYVSSDYQYELGNEGANANIIANKTLRIGASSLDTTTITPELIASLNEIGGSEANVASGYHAIEFLLWGQDLNGTKPGAGLRPYTDYIVGSGCTHGNCTRRGEYLRAATQLLVQDLQWMEKQWSADVKNNYRQTLLADTPENGLRKMLFGMGSLSLGELAGERMKVALEANSTEDEHDCFSDNTHNSHYYDEQGIYNVYTGLYKRIDGTLISGPGIHQLVAQQDKAAAKEIQQQFDTTRSQVYQLVISAEKQNQHFDQLIAADNVQGNALVNQAISALVEQTGAIERAAGILGISNLNPDTADHEF, from the coding sequence ATGAAAGTAAAATCAGTCTTATGTTTATCAGCTGTGCTGTCAGCTGTATGTGCAAGTTCCCCGGTTTTCGCAAAAGTAGTGACTGAGCGGCAGGTTGTGACTCATTATGCAGATATAGCCCATGCAGTTTATGCCGATGCATTCACTGCTGCCAAGAATCTGTCTCAATCTGTTGACCAGTTTCTGACTGCCCCCAGCGAAAAGACAATGATGCAGGTTAAACAAGCCTGGTTAGCTTCCCGGGTACCTTATCAGCAATCAGAAGTCTTTCGTTTTGGTAATAGTGTTGTTGATGACTGGGAAGGGCAGCTAAATGCGTGGCCATTAGATGAAGGTCTGATTGATTATGTGTCTTCCGATTATCAGTATGAGTTGGGTAATGAAGGAGCAAATGCAAATATTATTGCAAATAAGACGTTAAGAATCGGGGCTTCTTCGCTTGATACGACAACAATCACACCTGAGTTGATTGCCAGTCTGAATGAAATTGGTGGCTCAGAAGCTAACGTTGCCTCGGGTTATCATGCAATAGAGTTTTTGTTATGGGGACAGGATTTGAACGGAACCAAGCCGGGAGCCGGCCTGCGTCCTTATACGGATTATATCGTCGGCAGCGGATGTACCCATGGGAATTGTACCCGTCGAGGTGAATATCTGCGCGCAGCTACGCAATTGCTTGTCCAGGATCTACAGTGGATGGAGAAGCAGTGGTCTGCGGATGTGAAGAATAACTACCGGCAGACATTATTGGCTGATACTCCGGAAAACGGTTTGCGGAAGATGCTATTCGGAATGGGATCTCTGTCTTTGGGTGAATTAGCCGGTGAGCGTATGAAAGTTGCTCTGGAAGCAAACTCAACTGAAGATGAACACGACTGTTTCTCTGATAATACCCATAACTCACATTACTACGATGAACAGGGGATTTATAACGTTTACACCGGCCTTTATAAACGCATTGACGGCACATTAATCTCCGGACCAGGTATTCATCAGCTTGTGGCTCAGCAAGATAAAGCTGCCGCTAAAGAAATCCAGCAACAGTTTGATACAACCCGATCTCAGGTTTATCAACTGGTGATTTCCGCAGAGAAGCAAAATCAACATTTTGATCAGTTGATTGCCGCGGATAATGTTCAGGGCAATGCTTTGGTGAATCAGGCTATTTCTGCTTTGGTTGAACAAACAGGTGCGATTGAGCGTGCGGCGGGAATTCTGGGTATTAGTAACTTGAATCCAGATACGGCTGATCATGAGTTTTAA
- a CDS encoding GTP cyclohydrolase II, translating to MADVRARVDLKVGAKSDIDAEILSFNGLNTDKEHVALIFKSADLNQEIPLVRMHSECLTGDVFHSSRCDCGEQLEETITKMGECGGIILYLRQEGRGIGLYNKIDAYRLQSQGLNTYEANRKLGFEDDLREFSEAAQMLKALNITKIRLVTNNPKKVNDLKMQGIEIVEVVHTAAHIKAGNANYLKAKVSHGKHKLSL from the coding sequence ATGGCGGATGTGCGAGCCAGAGTGGATTTAAAAGTCGGAGCAAAAAGTGATATTGATGCTGAGATCCTCTCTTTTAACGGTTTGAATACAGATAAAGAACACGTTGCTTTGATTTTTAAATCTGCAGACTTAAATCAAGAGATTCCTTTAGTAAGAATGCATTCGGAATGTCTGACCGGTGACGTTTTTCACTCATCAAGATGTGACTGTGGTGAGCAGTTAGAAGAAACGATTACTAAGATGGGAGAATGTGGTGGAATTATTCTCTACCTGCGTCAGGAAGGGCGGGGTATTGGCCTGTATAATAAGATTGATGCGTACCGGCTGCAAAGTCAGGGGCTGAATACTTATGAAGCAAACCGGAAACTTGGTTTCGAAGATGATTTAAGAGAGTTTTCTGAAGCTGCACAGATGCTGAAAGCATTAAATATTACCAAGATTCGATTGGTTACAAATAACCCTAAGAAAGTTAATGATTTGAAGATGCAAGGTATTGAGATTGTCGAGGTTGTTCATACGGCAGCACATATTAAGGCCGGCAATGCCAATTACCTGAAAGCCAAAGTAAGTCACGGTAAGCATAAGCTCTCACTATAG